DNA from Tursiops truncatus isolate mTurTru1 chromosome 8, mTurTru1.mat.Y, whole genome shotgun sequence:
GTGTGTTCTCTATCACCAGCAGGACTACAGAATGGTACCCCTAAATGGAGAGAGATTACAGGGCTGATCAGAGAGGATGAGAAACAAGGAAGGCTTCTGAAGGAGGTAAGTGTGTCtgagaatgaagaaaagtaataaagaacCTCCTGGCTTCCTCTGAGGGTAGGAGAACCTAAGATGGGGAGAGGGGACATAGGGATAGCTGTTCTTGGTAATACTGGGGGGCGGCGGAGGAGATagggaaacagaaaaggaaataggtGACCAGGCTGCCCAATAATTCTCTCTTATGTTTACATAATACTTTGCAATTTCTAaaacacctttcccctttggtctcCCCGAGTTGCGTGTGAGGCAAGCAGGACAGGGGTAATTATCCCCATCTCATAGATGAGATTCAGAGAACATACATGcagtgctcaaggtcacatagccaagCATACAGCCAAGATTGGAACCATGAAAGGCATACCTGAAAGGCAAGATTAGAGGCTGGGAGACTGGGAGTTGGACTGTGTGTGTgcagcaggtgtgtgtgtgtggctgcccCCTGGGTGGGTACACAGGGAAGAGGGTTGCTAAGCTGCTGCTGGTGTTTTGGGGCCAAGAATGTTTGCCCTTTGGATTGAATGGGGTTCCGGTGCAGGGAACATCTGGGCTTCCAAAGGTGGCTTAGAATTCCTCCTCCCCTGACTCACTTGCCCATCTGACTGAGATGGTGTCTTTTCTTtgagcttccccttccccagaccAAATGGAATCTGTTTTGGCCTGCCCTTGAAGTTGCTTTTTAAGTGCTGTAAGCTGTTTTCATGAATGCGTATGTGTGTGCGCAGGGGGGAATAGTCTAATAAGAAGAGACATTTATCCACCTATTCTTGAGTGCCTGCTATAAAGAAATGTATGAGGCACAGGTCCCTACCTTCACACCTCCCAGCGCACAGTTtagtatatctatatctatttatatttatacagatATACACACCCAATTTCAATACAGCATAGTGCTCTAATAGGGTTTTATGCAAAGCACTTTAGGAACAGATGAGAAGAAGAGACTTAACTGGCTAGGGAGTGGGGAAGGTGGTGTCTCAGGAGAGGATCTACAGAGGTTAtattggagctgggtcttgaaggatgagtaggagttcactAGGCAGATAAAAAAGAGGAAGGGTATTTTTGCCTAAGaaaacagcatgagcaaaggcaagAGGTGTGCAAGTGCAAGGAATGTTTGGGGAATGGCCTATAGCTCAGTATCATGGGACACAGGCAGTGGGGAGAGCTGTGGTGAGATGGCACTGGAGGCAGGGTCATATCCAAAGGAGCTTGAATGATAATCGCAGGAGGTTAGACTGTCCTATAGGCAACAGAGGACTTATAGTGGAAAGATATGTGGATGAGATACCTGTTTCTGGTCCCAGTTCCTAGGCTgtgagaccttgagcaagtgattTCCTCTTGGGGTGGGGTGGTTTTTCCCACTGGTTGAATGAGGTGGTTACACCAATGATGTGATTAAGATCCCTTCCAGCTCAGATTCTATTTCTGTGTCTCCTTCTAACTATACGTTCAGGTTCCTCTCCCGCCAGCCCATGGTGGTGATAAGACCACCAGAGGGGCCAGAGGCAAAACTGTGCATTCCCAGGAGTTATCTCTGGATCCACTTGCTTTATGTGGCCTTTTTCCCCTGCCTCTCTACCACATTTCCAAGCACTTCAGACACTCATTCTGCAAGAGAAGCTGAAACAGAGCATAGGGAAACCAAAAGAACCGATGGTGGCGTTTCACTTTTCCCCAGAGAAACCTGAAAGAAAACCTTACTAAGATATCCAGTTCATCCTCCAGGTCCCAGCTTTATGCCTCCATTCCCAAGTTAGAGGCCAGGCGAGCTCAAGTCAAGAACAGTTTTGGCAAAGCTGTTAATGTGTTGGAAAGAGTGCCATCAGGGTGTGGAGGAAGAGAGTGCACCTGGCTTGTATAGAAGAGCAGGAGTAGGTCTGGAGCAGAAAGGGCCATGGGGAGCAAGGCTAGAAAGGAAGGTTAACTCTTCCAAAAGTTACCAACTTCTCCCCTTACTGGATCCTCAGTTAGATTGGCAAGAgcgacttccctggctgtccagtggttaagactccgcacttccaatccagggggtgcgggttcgatcgctggtcagggaactaagatcccacatgccagtggtgcggccaaaaaaaaaaagatgagcaagAATCTGTAGTGCAGGAAAAAGGAGTAGTGGTAGACTTAGAGGAGATGATGCCCCAGGACATGAGGAGCCTGTGTTTGGTGTGATATGCAGCTCAGATGCCAGAAGACATTGCCATTTGTAGCGGAAAGAGCACCTGAACAGCACCGCAAAGACCTGGGTTCTCATCAgagctctaccatttactagccATGTCATTTTGGActagtcacttcccctctctgaccTTCAGCTTTCTCAACTACAAAATGGAGGGGTTGGCCTAGAATCTAGATTCTAAACAATCTTCAAAATCTCTTTTCAGTCACTGTTCATCTCCCTTCCTAAATGATGTGTctagttccttctttttctgtcccctccccacccagctctgGGCCTTCCCAGCTCCCAAAGTCAATATTGAGACCCCAGATGTGTCCAGGGACATCCTGAAGACATGTCAGGACATCCGGAGGGGCTGAGGAGCCTTAGGGCGCCCACAGGGAGATTCCTGGAGCTGACCAGGAGCCAGTGAATTTGCTGTTGTTTGGTGAGTCTTCCAGATGGAGGTGGCCCTCCGTCTGCCTTGTCAGTTCAAACCCCCATGCAAAGCTATCGAAGAAAACTGGTGACAGTGACTGCCCTGGGAAAGAAACCTGGGCCATTGGGAACAGAGAGACTGCATTTTCATTGTATGTActgcttcaatttctttttttttgctgtgtatatgtatttacttctcaaaaatgaaaaacagattttcattttaatgaaaaccgtgttttttattaaaatgtatttaaaaaatcctcttcACTGTAATAAAAGTATATGCTCAAGCaagcctggggcagggggcagagcagagataataatctttttttttttcctttttaattaaaaaaattttttttaaattttaatgtggtAAAAAGCAACATAAAATTTATTGTCTTAACATTTTTAATGGTACATCTCAGTAGTGTTAactatctttacatttttatgcagcagatctctagaagtttttcatcttgcaaaactgaaactctgtacccattgaacAACAACTCCTGGTGATAATCTtttttgatagatgaggaaactgaagtgcaAACAGGGCAAGAAACTTATTTCCCTCAAAGCGAGCTCTTCCCGCACTTATGCCATCTGTCTGTTGTCTGCTTATAAAACTGTCTGAGGCCCCTTCCTCCTGCAACCACTGCCTTAGCCATTCCCACCCCCAAATGCCTCTCACATCCTCTATCTGTCCCCGCCCCCACCTTGTCATCCCCTCTGCCCCAGCTCAGGACTCAGCACCTTGAACCCATACTATTTCCTTATCACTGGGCTCCCTGCCTCCATCCCTGCCCTCTTTACTCCACACTCCACACAGAAGCCAGAGTGTCCTTTCCAAGAACAGATCTGATTATTTTACccccttttaaaatatcattccaTGGTTTTTCTCCACCTACAGGATAAAGTTCCAACTGCAGCCTGGCACTCAAGGCCCTCTATGATTTGGTTTGGGCCAGTGTCTCCATCCCACATCCTATCTTATCCTTTCACGCATCTTACACTCTTTATGCTACTTTCCATTCTTCAAAGTGTGCTTTCTAGTCCATCTGTTTGCTTCCCTTGCCTTCTCTACTTCCAAAAAATCCTTCAAGGTCCAACTCAAATTCTTCCATCACTGTGAACACTCTCTGAGCACTGGTCAGAATTCATCCCTTCTTCCTTTAAGCCCCAGTAGCTCCTACATTGTCTCCCACATTAAGAGCTGGCTTTGTGCCCCTGAGTATAGGGACTGGCCTCCTAGAGCTCCCAGAATAAGgctgcccaggagtgggcctccaTAAACGATGACTTGGCCAGGTGATTCACTGAGCCATTAATTTCATTGTGCTGCTCCTGCTTTCCATTAGCCCATATGAGGAAAGAGGAAGGCACAGTTATATGCCATGTACACAATGATGTTGTTTTCCCACTTGTTGCCTGACAAGTGGGATAGTAGATGAGAACCTATGCCTCCTCGATCTTAACTCTTCCCCTTTTCCATCCAGACAAGGTTGCCCGAGTACTAGATGGCAGGGGGCCCCAAGGCCTTGCATAAACTGTGGGCCAGTCCTGGATTATTGCTGTATTATTTTGATTCTTCCCCCCAAATTCTGCATTCATAGAGTTCTTCATGAATATTTATCATGGTCATAACTAACTGTCATCTTTTCCGGGGAAGAGACGTGATGGTTAATAGTCAAGTTAAACAGCTCTACCTAGATAAAGGAGGGCTTTGGAACCAGTCAGTGAACACTGAGTGCCTGGCCTATAGAGAAATCCAAAGTGGCCATCTTTACTGGAGACCACTGAGGGAAGGAGAACTAGGGTAGTCCCCTAGACTTGGAGGAGAGACACAGCCTTCCTGACCAGGAGCATGTGGTCTGCTGATAACCCTTATCAATAGCAAGAGGACAGCCACAAATTGCCTTATATGTAAGTGCTGGGGCAAAGGGAAGGCTGCGATGATAAAGCTTGTGGAGTATGTTGGGAGCACAcaaaggcttcctgaaggaagtgagCATGGAGCCTTGTTTAAAGGAATGACATATGTTTTTCCAGAGACTAGGATACAAGGCTGCCTTTGGCTATTTTTCTACATTGTAGACTAAGGATCtctgagaggaaggaaaaggaacatCTGCTATCACCAGTTATATGCCATGTACACAGTGACATTGTTTTGGAAGGCAGGATAGTTGAGGTGCtagtgtcttttctctctggggTGGGTATAACCCCAAACTGGACTGAGTATTCCTTTCACTCCAAAGGCCTCAGGCCCAGTGCCTGCAGTGGTTATCAGCCTTTGCCTGCTCCCCCAGCCACCTCCTTTCCAACAGAATTTCTCCTCAATAGCTAGGAATACCTAGAGTGGGACCTAGGATGCTTTAGAGGTCAAATGACCCAGCCTCTGGCCTCCAGGTAGGGGGAAATCTAAGCCATCCCCAAACATCTTCTACATGGTGTCTGTGGAGCATAAGAAAGAACTGTGCTGAGGGAGAGTTCTGAGGAATGTCTTCTAACTGTGCCACACAGTCCTCCCCAGAGCTGGTGTGGAGGCCAGAGGAGCTCTGAGCTGGCCATCGAAGAGCAGGACTGTACCTCGGCTCTGCCTCCAGTATTCTCTGTGATCATGGACAAGCCAACTATTCTCTCTGGGCCTGTgtgtaaaatggaagaaattacattaaataatcCCTAAGGCCCTTCTAGCCTAAAGCTCAGTGACTTTTAGAACCCAAAGAAAGGACAGATCAGCATGCTTACAATGGTCAAGGAAGACTTCCttccacaagtatttattgagcacctactgagtGCTGTCATAAGTGCTCATAcatagcagtgaataaaacagacacattCCCTGCCTTCCTTGGGCTGGCAgtctagtggagaagacagacaagcAAACAAGTAGTTAGAATAAATTGTGATGTTGGGATTTTAGCTGGGGTCTGAAGGAGTGGGAAGGTCATTCAATCTACAAGTAACAGAAGCcatcctctctcttttctgtcaCTACCAGAGCATCCTCCGATTCTTCCCCCACCTGAATCCCTGTTGCTATGGAGACCACCAATGGGACTGAGACCTGGTATGAGAGCCTGCACACTGTGTTGAAGGCTCTAAATGCTACTCTTCACAGCAACTTGTTCTGCCGGCCAGGGTCAGACAACCTGACTGAGGAGAGGCGGGCCAGCCTACCTGGCCGTGATGACAACTCCTACATGTACATTCTCTTCGTCATGTTCCTATTTGCTGCCACTGTGGGCAGCCTCATCCTGGGATACACCCGCTCCCGCAAAGTGGATAAGCGCAGTGACCCCTATCATGTATACATCAAGAACCGTGTGTCTATGCTCTAATGCTAAGAGGCCGGGGATGGCAGAAGATCAAGATTCCTGAGGATTATCTTGTGGGGCCTCCAGAGCTCAGCTATGTGTTACATCAGGCCTCAGTGTTCTAATCTGTAAGATCAACAAGAAACAGTACTAAGGGAGGTCATcattggggaaggaggagaggatcTAGCAGACCTAGGCCTTGTGGATAAGGACTTTTTCCAGCAAAGATAGACGTTACAGACAGTAGGAGCCCtttgaacaaatatataaaagtggcaggaattccctggtggtccagtggttaggactccgtgctctcactgccaagggcctgggttcaatccctggtcgggaaactgaaatcccacaagccgttcagtgtggccaaaaaaaaataaataataaataataaaaatatatatatatatatacacacacacacacacacacacacacacacacatatatatgtatatatatatatataaaagtggcAACATATAATGACAAATGA
Protein-coding regions in this window:
- the KCNE3 gene encoding potassium voltage-gated channel subfamily E member 3, which produces METTNGTETWYESLHTVLKALNATLHSNLFCRPGSDNLTEERRASLPGRDDNSYMYILFVMFLFAATVGSLILGYTRSRKVDKRSDPYHVYIKNRVSML